From a region of the Besnoitia besnoiti strain Bb-Ger1 chromosome I, whole genome shotgun sequence genome:
- a CDS encoding putative alpha/beta hydrolase (encoded by transcript BESB_001740) — protein sequence MGNALKRMVFQPPSQPTYECDARYIWLATRRQQRIPAFFIDRGASITVIFSHGNAEDIGMVIEYFTEVATLWNCNFFIYEYVGYGRSSGRPSEQGVYDSIEAAYDYLTKQLGLPSTSLVAYGRSLGTGASCHLASRHRLAGMILQSGLTSIHRVGLNTRFSLPGDMFCNIDKITKVDCPVFVIHGTKDEIVPVHHGMELYNKCRTSVTPYWVEGGGHNNLELLGRRSFYENVARFLKFVRSRTPPPEETRSQSRTPFLSSVSTGAA from the exons ATGGGGAACGCACTGAAGCGTATGGTTTTTCAGCCGCCATCGCAGCCGACGTACGAGTGTGACGCTCGGTACATCTGGCTCGCCACACGGAGGCAACAGCGGATTCCTGCGTTCTTCATCGACCG AGGCGCCAGCATCACCGTCATCTTCAGCCACGGGAACGCAGAAGACATCGGAATGGTCATCGAGTACTTCACGGAGGTTGCAACCCTTTGGAACTGCAATTTCTTCATCTACGAATACGTCG ggTATGGCCGAAGCTCGGGAAGACCTTCGGAGCAAGGAGTCTACGACTCGATTGAAGCCGCCTACGACTACCTCACGAAGCAACTGGGGCTGCCTTCCACGTCTCTCGTCGCCTATGGGCGGTCGCTTG GCACCGGCGCGTCCTGTCACTTGGCCTCTCGCCACCGCCTCGCGGGGATGATTCTGCAGAGCGGTTTGACGTCGATTCACCGCGTCGGGCTGAACACGCGATTCTCGCTCCCCGGCGACATGTTCTGCAACATCGACAAAATCACCAAAGTCGACTGCCCTGTCTTCGTCATCCACGGCACCAAGGACGAAATCGTTCCCGTTCACCACGGGATG GAGCTCTACAACAAGTGCCGCACAAGCGTGACGCCTTACTGGGTTGAGGGCGGGGGTCACAACAACCTGGAgctcctcggccgccgctCCTTCTACGAGAAcgtcgcgcgcttcctcaAGTTCGTCCGGTCTcggacgcctccgcctgaaGAAACGCGATCGCAGTCCAGGACgcccttcctctcttctgtcaGCACCGGCGCCGCGTAG
- a CDS encoding putative dynein light chain roadblock-type 2 (encoded by transcript BESB_001750): MSEVEETLNRIKTHKGVCGIVIVNSDGVPIRSTLDSQTTAQYSALISQLAAKARSVIRDLDPQNDLTFLRVRSKKHEILVAPDKDYVLIVIQDPSLEQGASAN, translated from the exons ATG TCAGAGGTAGAGGAAACTTTGAACCGAATCAAGACGCACAAGGGCGTCTGTGGCATCGTCATTGTTAACAGTGATGGTGTTCCAATCAGATCGACCCTCGACAGTCAGACCACTGCCCAGTATTCCGCTCTGATATCTCAGTTGGCTGCAAAGGCCAGATCCGTCATAAGAGATCTTGACCCTCAG AATGACCTGACATTCTTGCGGGTTAGGTCTAAGAAACATGAGATTCTTGTTGCACCAGACAAGGACTACGTTCTTATTGTTATCCAAGACCCGAGTCTGGAACAGGGAGCTTCCGCAAACTGA
- a CDS encoding putative C protein immunoglobulin-A-binding beta antigen (encoded by transcript BESB_001760) — MPAFADIPPLPEMPKLSEFAKMPDMPTIADMPRIADMPKLADMPRITDMPRIADMPKLADMPRITDMPKLADMPTIADMPKLADMPRIVDMPRFTDMPTIADMPKISDMPKFPNSDFMAKMPHSGEMDSVFSGLKDLIPDMSSFSLDDLPKVGTMFQAFPVADIPTSMSQASEFLSPLADLIKPGAASLTSLIVGCCDHPVLRFNCELELFPLMDCFLAPPQP, encoded by the exons ATGCCAGCATTTGCAGATATCCCACCGCTGCCTGAAATGCCCAAACTGTCGGAGTTTGCTAAGATGCCGGACATGCCTACTATCGCAGACATGCCTAGAATCGCGGACATGCCGAAACTAGCAGACATGCCCAGAATCACGGATATGCCAAGGATTGCGGACATGCCCAAACTAGCCGACATGCCTAGAATCACAGACATGCCAAAACTCGCAGACATGCCCACGATTGCGGACATGCCAAAACTAGCCGACATGCCTAGAATAGTCGACATGCCGAGATTTACCGACATGCCTACGATCGCCGACATGCCCAAGATATCTGATATGCCAAAGTTCCCCAATAGCGACTTCATGGCAAAGATGCCACACTCCGGCGAGATGGATTCTGTCTTTTCCGGGCTCAAAGACCTGATTCCCGACATGAGCTCTTTCAGTCTCGACGATCTACCAAAGGTCGGGACGATGTTCCAGGCTTTCCCGGTCGCGGATATCCCGACTTCTATGTCTCAGGCAAGCGAGTTCTTATCTCCGCTCGCCGACCTCATCAAACCGGGAGCTGCTTCCCTGACAAGTCTG ATTGTCGGATGTTGCGATCATCCAGTACTGCGTTTCAACTGCGAACTGGAACTTTTCCCGCTAATGGATTGCTTCCTTGCACCACCTCAGCCATGA